The DNA sequence gtaacctactccttttcgaagtcggttaaaaaagacTTATGACTATGTGCGCGCAAAAACAAAAGGCAATAGAGCACGATAATGGCGCCACACCatgaaacaaaagaataagAGTTCATGATGACGAAATATTCACTGTTCACAACAAAAACTATTCAAAAATATGTACCCgagatttcgaataaaaaattccaatatgTTCCGATGTTACGAGCGGTTAATTGGCACGATTTTTCACGAACGTAGACATATTTTCGATAAAGTTCTTCCGTGCCAATGAGagatattgaaattcaaatgattCCTGCAACTCGTTAAATGGTCTCTGTAACGAGGTCCGCTTTTGAAATCGTCAAAGCTTCTTATTAGAGAAACTTAGAGGACTCGCTGTCGGGCAATTAGCGAGCATTTAAGTGCACGTGCACCAGAACCTACGGCTAATCCTTGCAATTTCGTTCAAGGGATGGCCAACGCTTGTAccaattaaaaggaaaaaaagctCGGGGACACTCTGTCGTCGACTCGTTACTTACACCGCAAAAGAGGCGCACGTGCTCGTTCAATAATATACTGCGTCCATAATCCTCTCCTAATCACTTCGTTTCACGCGAACAGGTGCCAAGGAATTGTCTCTTTTTTTTGTCCTTAGCCATAAAGCGATGAAATGTTAGACGTTCGCTATCAGTAATTCATAATTGGTACAATCAAACTGACTACGACTGGTTATAGCAGTTGATTgatgatttaataattgttaaaaatatagcGCACCTCGTTATTTTGAATCAGACCGTGACTGGTTGTAGCAGTTTAACTTACTTAGAAGTTTGCACATCGATTTTGTGGTTTGGAGTAACAACGCTGAATTACGTTGACAACCATTTGATTCGAACCAAATATTCCTTGATTCGCTTCAATTTACCTCCTTTACAATCTACCAATCTCCATAACATTTAACTGTACACACccttcgattaaaaaatccCTTCATCAACCCATCAACATTTAAGTTTCTGTTCTTACACGCAGAATCACGTTGACAACCATCTGATTCGAACCAAATATTCCTTGATTCGCTTCAATTTACCTCTTTTACAATCTACCAATCtccataaaatttaaatttaagcaCCCTTAGATGAAAAAAACTCTCTTCATCAACATCCAACTTTCTAGTCTTCCTCTAATCTAAAAAATCCCGAGTACCTAATTTTTCGAGAGAAAGTTTCCCATATTAATACCTGACGAGCAGAATCGCGGCCATTCAATAATCCCGCACCAGCCTGTATATCCTCTGGTAATGAACGCAACCACCTTGAACTGGCAAACGGATGAACGGGCAGCCGTAGCCAGTCTGTAGTAGCAGGCTCGAGCGAGGAAGAACGACAGAGGGTGACGGCTAGGGTAAGAGAGTGGTGGCCACTAAAAGGGGTTGTGTCCTCACCCTGTGCGACGGATGCACCCTTCTGTGTCCCGCCGCCGACTCTCTTCTCGCTGCTGCCTCCGctttcgttccttttcgtGGGGATGGAAGCACCCACCCCCGGCGCTGGTTCGCCAACCAGCTAACTTTGACACTCGTACGCACCCACACGCGCACACCTGCGTTTCCACATTTGCGTCCACCTATCCGCGCCCGTGTAGAGATAAGCGATAAGCCTCGGCCACCGACGGCTGGATGATCTGACGCGATTATGCATCGCTTTGCAAGCTTCCCTTCTTCGTTATGTGAGACGAGCCTTTTTCCCTGAGAATTTTCGCGTTGGCTCGATGGGGTTGTGGGTAAGTACGTAGGTCGAAGTGGTGGGATTTTCCAGACAATGCACTATCGGTCCAAGTCGTCATAAATTGTCATATATTGCCATAATTATCATAACGAGTCATCATAAATCGTTATAATCATCGTAAGTCACTATCGGTCTTTAATAAGTgaacatcattttttttaaaatttataacgtaattttttattttcatttcatttgaaatacgCTCAGGTCTGTTCATACACGTTTTTAACAGTACATACACAGTTTCTAGTGTAATATATAGTATATCACGACGTGTTCATACGTTACTTCTGTGCAAAGTATTGAACGATCAGGGTTAAATTGACTACGACCGCACATAGCGTGATGACGAGTCCAATGAACAGTAAGGATAGCCCTAAGATAAGTCTCCATTTTCGCGATCCATAGTTGCCATAATACACGAGAATGTACAGAGCGACTGGAATTAGCGTAGACAAAGTCGATATGCAGATAGATCCAACCAGGCCAGTGAATAGGTCGAGTTTAGGTATCGATGCTGCCAACAAAcctgcaaatatttttttcctgcTCTTATTAATGTCGTCTTCGTGGCCCCATAGTCCGGGGCGagtattttgataataaaaaatgttattaaatttgtggTTTTAAAACATGacacagaaataataataagacgAAAGAAGAGACAAGTTTGAACTATCGGCTCTACTGTTCTTTCCAGAAAGAATCAATGGAAAGCTCGAAATTCGACCTAATCAACCGTTCCTTATTAGAGCGATGAATACTCGCGCCAAGAGAGTTTCGTTACGCCAAGTTACGGCTGAAACTGGGCTATCTATACTAAATTTTGCGAAAGTAGATTCGGGAACTTTCGTAATATCTGAGTTCGTGATGGACTGCAATCGGATCGATTGATCGATTCCGCCAAGTTGCCCGCTCGAGAGAGAAGAGTTTCAATCCGTTGCAGCCGAGCAAACTTCCACCGAGTTTACcttgaaaatatgaaagagaaaaaggtgGAGGTGTAGGGATGAAGAAGGATAGGAGAAGAGGTTCTGTTTGGAGTGAAATTATCCTTGGTGTAGACGAGAGAACTGTCGACTAGAACtttcatttgattatttttactgGATTGAAATCATTTCACAGATAGGAACGCGATTTTAAAAGTAGAACTGTATACATGTGGCGAGGCTGACGGCGAAACGAACAATCAGGTCCCAGACAAACGGACTTCCTTTACAAATATTCTCTTCGAGGGCTGGGAGCACGTACGCGtttgataatatatttattggcATGTAGCATTGTAATCCGTACGTGAAATATATCGCTATAGCTTGCATCGACAGGGCAGCCACGGTTGCTCTGTCAAAATAATGTTACTTATTAGTATTGGAGAGTTATGAGACGTCGTAAATCGTCAGAATCATCATAAGATGTCATGAGCAGTCATAATCGCTATCCTAAGCCGTCATATATCGTCATAATCATCATCATAAGGCATCATACATCGTTATAATCATCATAACTCGTCATACATCGTCATGGTCATAATAAGTCATCATCATAAGCTAACATAAGCCATCAGAAATCGTCATAGTCATTATAAGCCATCATAAATCGTCATAATCATTACAAGTCGTCATATGACGACATTCATCCCAGTCTTACCATTTGCTATCGTTACAACTTTCGCTGTAACATACTTAATTCTGACAATTAAAACAGAAGAGGAAATGTTTACACGTCGTTTACGCGATGGTTTCGAATGAAGTTTCCTAAAGCATCGGTGCCCCACTTCAAGTAACCAATAGCACCGACAAGAACGTGCAGCAATGTTATGAACGTCATACCCCAATGGAGCACTCCGCATAATTTCGTGTAGTTCCAAGGTGTTTCCATTTCGTGCTGTATCGCTAATATCTGTAAAGTAAATTCGAACTTGTTGGAGTCCGGGCCTTTACAATTTTCGGACTCTAGGAGTCTAAACCGATATCATCGCACAAACTCACGACTCCCGGAGAAACCATGCTGAAGAAAACCGTCCCAATAAATTTCGGGTAAAGACCGATACGTGGACTGACCCAGACCCACTTTTCTCCAATGCCGTCCTTCAACGCGTACACTATACCGATCAGAGCCGCTGAAAAGAGTAACACATTCCCAACGATGGCTGCACTCGCCATGTCCTTCAAATGTTTCATCATATtcattagaaagaaaataggaAAGAACATCAACGCATAATATCCTTGATCGATCGTTTTCCCAGTGTCGATGCATTCTTGAATCACTCCAGATACGAACACTACATACACTGCGCCGACGCCCATGTAACACGTTAACATGATCACGTCGACCATGAATCtgcaaagaaaagaaaataatgaacaaaTGAGAATGTAAGTGGAAAGTAGAATCGACGAGAGAAATTGTCATTGAAGAATATTAACAAGTACAGGTGCagttaagaaaattaattgtacagGATGTTTCCGAAACACTGTAATAAGCGTATCTGTTCGAGCCTCTCGATTTTTTACATGAATTTAAACACAGTGTAcacgtgaaaattaattcactGTAACCAAATTCACGTAGCTACTATactaatacaatttcattgaaaagtatttttactattgagcgtaattaatgaattgaaatagGTTAGACAGAAATTAATAGGCCTAAATCCTGcctaaataaattcgatttaaatgtACTAACGTCGCGACCCGCGCAGAGAGCCAAGGTTTCCTAACCCCGATCGTCAAACTAGCGACGACCACCTCGTCGTAATTCAGAATTGGTTTCTTCAGTTTGATGCACATCGTCTGATGAATTTTCAAGAGGATTTGAAGGGATCCCGTAATGAACATGCCCATTAGAATCGTGCCAACTATTCCAATAAACAAACCAACGTCGGAGAACGCGTTCGGTATCGCGAACAGCCCTGTCCCGACTGCGCTCTTCACCAGAGTCGCCAACGATCCGAAGTCGCTGAAATACGCGAACGATTTAGCGAGAATTAGCGAGATCCGCGTTTGCGCTAACGTTCTCGTGAAAATTCAGCGGTTGATCATACGAGACTGGTTTCAGAGTTTCGCGATGCGCGTAAGGATCATAATCGTCGTTTGATTGCTCTTGGCTTCCACCTCTTCCAGCCCTAAATACGAAAGGGATGCAATTAGAGGATAGATATGATTAGAAGGGAGATGTTTATCGTCACTGAAATACAGGGGGAGTTTAGAGAGAGTAGAGCAgtattttttcaaaaggaGCTTCGAGATGTTCATTTCGATTAGGTCAATCCATAAGTAATATCGTTCTCCAGTGCTAACTTTCGGTGAAAACAATTCATGTTCAATTTAATCATAAACGTATCATCGATCATGTTTCTATAACCTTCTTTCATCTCTCAAAAATAAGTAAGGATAAGGTTCGTTAATAAGATAACAAAAGTCTCTTATAAATAAGGAtcacgtaaatatttttgcaatcgAAAAAGATATTCAGTAAGTATCGACTCACATAACTGCAGCGACAGGAATACAATCAGCCCCGATCCACCTCGATCAAAGTCCTCCACTGGCAATCCTATTAATTCAATGCATTCACACGCAACAGGACTAAccgtaaaaatgaaatctacTACCTTCTCCACGAAATCAAACCATCGCGCCCGAACAAAATCCCGAAAAACGCGCAAAACTACACACAGCAGAGAATTCCTCAGTAAAAGCCTACACCAACGGTCTGAACTTGTCCGATAGCGCGAAAGTAAACGATTATTCTCGAGCAAACGATCCTAATAGACGACTAAATTCGCTGGTCCCTTGGTCGCCCATTCGCTGGGCCAGAAAACGTCCTTACCTCGAGGAATCCTCGCCCCGAAGAAGCTGCTAATGCGACCGCGTCGAATTCTTCCAGGCGATTCATCGCGTCGGCCTTTTTCTCACGGACAACTGGCGACGATTACACGTGCATTAACATGAATTTCTCGCGCAACTAATTTTCCAGCTAGTCGAAAGGAGGGGTACGGGAAGAGGATACCGGTGATTCCCCGGTAGGTGACGGTATTGTGATCCTCTCGCTCGGCTGGACCGAGCTGACCGACTTAGCCGGAACGCGAGTTCAGTTACGGAGATTTTCCCGGGGGATTTAACGCCTCGCGGCTCCTCACGGATTGGATAAAAGGGATCATCGGCGTGAGCTTTAACCGTGGATCGCAGTTAAGGCCGACGACAAACCGCTTTCTTTTCACTGGCTCCTGACAGGATCGGGATAGAGAGAGACTCTTCGCGTCAGCAGATTGCGAGATCCTCTTTCGGCCGGAGTGTGTGTGTGCCTCAGGGTCGACCTGATATTGACTTTTCGTCAAATTTACCGCTGGACGtttctgtttcgtttcgattcgcgCTGACCGAGTGCTTTCGCGTGTTTCCGGCCAGgctattcatttatttatttaacctcCCTACCACGATATccgaaatgtttaaaattgtaaaatccATAGCTCACCGAAGCGAAGGGTGGGGGAATCGTACGTAACGTCGACGCAGCTTTAGGTGGTGCACGCGAGGAGGGACGATGTCCCGCGGTGCTAGACTGTGACCAAATCCGCGGTGCTCATGCAGTGTTTACACTCGAGATGATGCCTCCTAATGCTAATACGCGGGACCTGGTGCAACGTAGCCCTCGGGTTTCTGGTTTCTTAATGCTCAATCGCAATCCAATGAAAAGTGTATGAATGGCAAGCGATTATCAAGTCGAGCGGGCGCCCTCAATGTGTCCGCCGAGGCGTCCGCGGTAACCCCGCTGCGTTAACCGACGTCGAATCCGGACCAAATGGTACGAATTCTCcttccttctttctctttttctcccttttAGACCCCACCTTTCGCCGGCTTTTCACCTCGTTCCAtgcgtttctttctttctctctctctctctctctatttttTTCGACAGATCCGACCGATCGTGGCCTCTTGGAATAAATTCGCGAGCACGTGGTCGAGTTTCCAGCTCACTCGTCCATCATAATCGCGCGAAAGGGGGGAAGTACCCGAGTAATTACCGTTGTTGGTAAACGTGGACGAAACGGCCAAAGGAACCGCGGAGTCTTGGTATAAAAAGTGGAGCGGCACGCGGAGGGGGCAGGAGAGAAACCAGAACTAGAGAAAAATTTTTGGAACTTCATTATTTTCTGGTTCGATGTATAATTTGAGCACTAGAGTTACTTCGTATCGTCAGCTTCGTGTCCAATCAGCTACCTCTCCACCTTTCCCTACGAAATCGTCACTGGCCACCTTTTCCACTTAAGCTAGCTGCACCGTGGATtcattaggtcgtcctaaaagttcgtgccatttatacttctgtttctcaaattaatatgcgaAACATACTCTTCagtgtcacaagaaaagataatctgtctcctttcacaatagtttctcacctctctcaGATAGTCATTATAgcgttactagaaaatttctgtggatttttattaaatttcgacaaggtcttcggcacgaacttatgggacgacctaatatttaatgtagGATATCGATATAAATTCACCATCATCATTTCACGAAAGCTcatacaaaaatgttgtaattcTGATACAGACCCTTACGGAACTCTTCCAGTTTAAATcgaaacgcaatttataaaattgctGAAAATTTAAGATGCTATAAGAACCGAGATTataaaccattaaaaaaagaaaaccaacAATTGTCGACCGTGCccaatttgatgaaaaacgatatcagTATTTTGTAACGTTAACACAGACCCTCGTGGAACGTACAGATTTTCGCGCGAATTTGTtcgatttaaatcgaaatgtCCCGTACCTTGGAAAAAGTTTCCAATTATATCTCGGAACGCGACCGTCGAgaaacaactaccttaaaTGGAAAACGGCCTGCACAGGAACGCAGTCTGGCACGCGCGTGTATATCGGGAATCGAGAATTTGtcgaaatggaaatgaaaacgGAAGTGGCGCAACGCGCAAAAGCCTCCGATTAACCGGTCCCGTTCGAAAAATCGTTGGAATTTTCTTGCCGCTGACGTTTTTTGCGCGCAAAACGAGACTCGGGGGACAACGTGTTCATCGGCCACGAAGAGAAGAGGCAACCCCGGGGCTCGATGCCGTTCCACCGAGCGATTCTGTTTGCCGACACGCTCGCGCGCACGCTCACTATTCGCCGACCGCTGAAGGATCGTTTTTCGGAGTCAGTGACTCGGAGCGCGTTCTTCTGGTCAATTCCGACGTCCTGGAGAGTACTTGAACGTTTTGCACGCGCCGCTGTCAAAATCGAGCCCGATCCGGGGTGTCGAGAGAAACGAATTTGGATAACAAGTTACGCTTTCCTCTCGGCTGCCCGTGGAACAGTTTCTTTCGATATTAAAGGAGGAAAGcacattaacactttatttactggGAGCCtgtttataggctttttaattccagtatttagcttctcgaatttatttactatatttatttactgtatcgatggttgtctacgaacaatgttcagtttttggaaacagacttggctttcactGTAATcggtaacagtatggaggaattattgtcagcctagattggcatatgctgcTGTGGAAagttcttttttgaattaaagactgtttctaaataaccCGGTAGACAAAGTGTTAACGCGACCAAATATTAAGTCTCCCTAACACGTTGGGCTTTAGtctaaaactcgtgaaaatttctacagaatTATAGTTTCGTCTCGAGACTTgacactttttgtttttaatcattctttAACGAATTCTTAATAATACTCGAATCCCGTAATTGATTCGGACAGAAAATTGGTTAAGT is a window from the Hylaeus volcanicus isolate JK05 chromosome 7, UHH_iyHylVolc1.0_haploid, whole genome shotgun sequence genome containing:
- the LOC128879897 gene encoding proton-coupled amino acid transporter-like protein CG1139; amino-acid sequence: MTRAGRGGSQEQSNDDYDPYAHRETLKPVSDFGSLATLVKSAVGTGLFAIPNAFSDVGLFIGIVGTILMGMFITGSLQILLKIHQTMCIKLKKPILNYDEVVVASLTIGVRKPWLSARVATFMVDVIMLTCYMGVGAVYVVFVSGVIQECIDTGKTIDQGYYALMFFPIFFLMNMMKHLKDMASAAIVGNVLLFSAALIGIVYALKDGIGEKWVWVSPRIGLYPKFIGTVFFSMVSPGVILAIQHEMETPWNYTKLCGVLHWGMTFITLLHVLVGAIGYLKWGTDALGNFIRNHRVNDVATVAALSMQAIAIYFTYGLQCYMPINILSNAYVLPALEENICKGSPFVWDLIVRFAVSLATCLLAASIPKLDLFTGLVGSICISTLSTLIPVALYILVYYGNYGSRKWRLILGLSLLFIGLVITLCAVVVNLTLIVQYFAQK